In Pseudomonas fluorescens, one genomic interval encodes:
- the mrdA gene encoding penicillin-binding protein 2, producing the protein MSQPIRIKDHEKDARLVRSRVVFGAIAVMLLICVLIARLYYLQVIQYEYHSTLSENNRVHVQPIPPTRGLIFDRNGVVVADNRPSFSLSMTRERSGDWQQVLDVIVEVLQLTPEDRVIFEKRMRQGRRPFEPVPILFELTEEQIARIAVNQFRLPGVEVVAQLVRHYPQGAHFAHSVGYMGRINEKELKTLDPVNYSGTHHIGKTGIERFYEPELHGQVGYEEVETNARGRVLRVLKRTDPIPGKDIVLSLDIKLQEAAEAALGGRRGAVVALDPKTGEVLAMVSQPSFDPNLFVTGISFKAYAELRDSIDRPLFNRVLRGLYPPGSTIKPAVAIAGLDSGVVTASSRVFDPGYYMLPNYDHKYRNWNRTGDGFVDLDTAIMRSNDTYFYDLAHKLGIDRLSAYMNKFGIGQKVSLDMFEESPGLMPSREWKRATRKQAWFPGETLILGIGQGYMQSTPLQLAQATALVANKGIWNRPHLAKTIEGAKPVDENPMPDIVLRDPSDWTKVNHGMQQVMHGARGTARKAAIGAQYRIAGKSGTAQVVAIKQGEKYDRSKVQERHRDHALFVGFAPADNPKIVVSVMVENGESGSGVAAPVVRQVMDAWLLDQEGRLKAEYAGPISAEATARDE; encoded by the coding sequence ATGTCTCAGCCGATCCGCATCAAGGACCACGAAAAGGACGCCCGCCTGGTGCGTAGCCGCGTCGTGTTCGGGGCCATTGCGGTCATGCTGTTGATCTGCGTGCTGATTGCGCGGCTGTACTACTTGCAGGTGATCCAGTACGAGTACCACTCGACGCTCTCGGAAAACAACCGCGTCCATGTGCAGCCGATTCCGCCGACCCGCGGCTTGATCTTCGACCGCAACGGCGTGGTGGTGGCGGACAACCGCCCGAGCTTCAGCCTGAGCATGACCCGCGAACGTTCCGGCGACTGGCAGCAAGTGCTCGACGTGATCGTCGAAGTGCTGCAGCTGACGCCCGAGGACCGGGTGATCTTCGAGAAACGCATGCGTCAGGGGCGTCGGCCATTCGAGCCGGTGCCGATCCTGTTCGAGTTGACCGAAGAGCAGATCGCCCGGATCGCGGTGAACCAGTTCCGCCTGCCAGGGGTGGAAGTGGTCGCGCAGCTGGTGCGCCACTACCCGCAGGGCGCGCATTTTGCGCACTCGGTGGGTTACATGGGGCGCATCAACGAGAAAGAGCTGAAGACCCTCGACCCGGTCAACTACAGCGGCACCCACCACATCGGCAAGACCGGCATCGAGCGTTTCTACGAGCCGGAACTGCACGGCCAGGTGGGTTACGAGGAAGTCGAAACCAACGCTCGGGGCCGCGTATTGCGCGTGCTCAAGCGTACCGATCCGATTCCCGGCAAGGACATCGTCCTGAGCCTGGACATCAAACTGCAGGAAGCGGCCGAAGCCGCGCTGGGCGGGCGTCGCGGCGCGGTGGTGGCGCTCGATCCGAAGACTGGCGAAGTGCTGGCGATGGTCAGCCAGCCGAGTTTCGACCCGAACCTGTTCGTCACCGGCATCAGCTTCAAGGCCTATGCCGAACTGCGCGATTCCATCGACCGGCCGCTGTTCAACCGCGTGCTGCGCGGCCTGTACCCGCCGGGTTCGACGATCAAGCCGGCGGTGGCGATTGCCGGTCTCGATTCTGGCGTAGTGACAGCGTCGAGCCGGGTGTTCGACCCCGGTTACTACATGCTGCCCAACTACGATCACAAGTACCGCAACTGGAACCGCACCGGTGACGGCTTCGTCGATCTCGACACGGCGATCATGCGTTCCAACGACACCTACTTCTATGACCTGGCGCACAAGCTGGGCATCGATCGGTTGTCGGCCTACATGAACAAGTTCGGCATCGGCCAGAAGGTCTCGCTGGACATGTTCGAAGAATCCCCCGGCCTGATGCCGTCCCGCGAGTGGAAGCGTGCGACGCGCAAGCAGGCGTGGTTCCCGGGTGAAACCCTGATTCTGGGGATTGGCCAGGGTTATATGCAGTCCACACCGTTGCAACTGGCACAGGCCACGGCGCTGGTCGCCAACAAAGGCATCTGGAACCGGCCGCACCTGGCCAAGACCATTGAGGGCGCCAAACCGGTAGACGAGAACCCGATGCCGGACATCGTCCTGCGCGATCCGTCGGACTGGACCAAGGTCAACCACGGCATGCAGCAGGTGATGCACGGCGCCCGGGGTACTGCGCGCAAGGCAGCAATCGGTGCGCAATACCGCATCGCCGGCAAGTCCGGTACCGCTCAGGTCGTCGCGATCAAACAAGGTGAAAAATACGACCGCTCCAAGGTTCAGGAACGCCACCGCGACCACGCCTTGTTCGTTGGTTTCGCCCCGGCCGACAACCCGAAAATAGTGGTTTCGGTGATGGTCGAGAACGGTGAGTCCGGCTCCGGTGTCGCCGCGCCAGTGGTGCGTCAGGTCATGGATGCCTGGCTTCTGGATCAGGAGGGTCGATTGAAGGCCGAATACGCCGGTCCTATCAGTGCGGAGGCTACGGCCCGTGATGAATAA
- the rlmH gene encoding 23S rRNA (pseudouridine(1915)-N(3))-methyltransferase RlmH has translation MRLRLIAVGSRMPKWVEEGWHEYAKRLPSELALELVEIPLNTRGKNADVARFIRQEGEAMLAKVGPNERIVTLEVHGKPWSTEQLAVELDRWRLDSRTVNFMVGGPEGLAPEVCARADQRWSLSPLTLPHPLVRILIGEQLYRAWTVLSGHPYHK, from the coding sequence GTGCGACTGCGACTGATCGCCGTCGGTTCACGCATGCCCAAGTGGGTGGAAGAAGGCTGGCATGAATATGCCAAGCGTCTTCCGTCCGAACTGGCGCTGGAACTGGTGGAAATTCCGCTCAATACCCGTGGCAAGAACGCCGACGTGGCCCGTTTCATCCGCCAGGAAGGCGAAGCCATGCTGGCCAAGGTCGGGCCGAACGAGCGGATCGTCACGCTGGAAGTCCACGGCAAGCCCTGGAGCACCGAGCAACTGGCGGTCGAACTCGACCGTTGGCGGCTGGATTCGCGCACGGTCAATTTCATGGTCGGTGGCCCCGAAGGGCTGGCGCCGGAAGTCTGCGCCCGCGCCGATCAGCGCTGGTCGTTGTCGCCGCTGACCTTGCCGCACCCGCTGGTGCGGATCCTGATCGGCGAACAGCTGTACCGTGCCTGGACCGTGCTGTCCGGTCACCCTTACCACAAGTAG
- the rsfS gene encoding ribosome silencing factor, with amino-acid sequence MTDKDVSKVKRKGTFKSAPLPEVANTNEPLKGDELVKVAVAALEDVKAQDIQIIDVRDKQSITDYMIIATGTSNRQINAMLDKVREEVKKQGAKPLGEEGKGDSDWVLLDLDLVIVHMMTASARQFYDLERLWAGAEQSRAADAKHHSPENTHEHFTKLNKDQL; translated from the coding sequence ATGACTGACAAAGACGTAAGCAAAGTTAAGCGCAAAGGCACGTTCAAGAGCGCACCGCTGCCGGAAGTCGCCAACACCAACGAGCCGCTCAAGGGCGACGAGCTGGTCAAGGTTGCCGTGGCAGCCCTGGAAGACGTCAAGGCACAAGACATCCAGATCATCGATGTGCGCGACAAGCAGAGCATCACCGACTACATGATCATCGCCACCGGTACGTCCAATCGCCAGATCAACGCGATGCTGGACAAGGTCCGTGAAGAAGTCAAAAAGCAGGGCGCCAAGCCGCTGGGCGAAGAAGGCAAGGGCGACAGCGACTGGGTGCTGCTCGACCTCGACCTGGTGATCGTGCACATGATGACTGCCTCGGCGCGTCAGTTCTACGACCTGGAACGCCTGTGGGCCGGTGCCGAGCAAAGCCGTGCGGCAGACGCCAAGCACCACAGCCCGGAAAACACCCACGAGCATTTCACCAAGCTCAACAAAGACCAGCTGTAA
- the nadD gene encoding nicotinate-nucleotide adenylyltransferase, protein MASCAARRRSDLTDLDLTAPLPDGELRPRRIGVLGGTFDPVHIGHLRGALEVAEALLLDELRMMPSARPPHRDTPQVSAQDRLAMVECAVAGVPPLVVDARELQRDKPSYTIDTLELMRAEMAAETQVFLLLGWDAFCGLPTWHRWEELLQHCHILVLQRPDADSEPPDALRNLLAARSVSDPLALKGPSGQIAFVWQTPLAVSATQIRQLLASGKSVRFLVPDAVLAYIDAHGLYRASN, encoded by the coding sequence ATGGCCAGTTGCGCGGCCAGGCGACGGTCTGACTTGACCGACCTCGACCTGACAGCGCCGCTGCCTGACGGCGAACTCCGACCCCGGCGCATCGGCGTACTGGGCGGCACGTTCGACCCGGTGCACATCGGCCATTTGCGCGGTGCGCTGGAAGTCGCCGAAGCGCTGCTGCTCGACGAGCTGCGCATGATGCCCAGCGCCCGGCCGCCGCACCGCGATACGCCGCAGGTGTCGGCGCAGGATCGGTTGGCAATGGTTGAGTGCGCGGTGGCCGGAGTGCCGCCGCTGGTGGTGGACGCCCGCGAATTGCAGCGGGACAAGCCGTCTTACACCATTGATACCCTGGAGTTGATGCGTGCCGAAATGGCCGCCGAGACCCAGGTTTTTCTGCTTTTGGGCTGGGACGCATTTTGCGGCCTGCCCACTTGGCATCGCTGGGAAGAGTTGCTCCAGCATTGCCACATCCTGGTGCTACAGCGCCCGGACGCCGACAGCGAACCGCCGGATGCCTTGCGCAACCTGCTGGCAGCGCGTTCGGTGAGCGACCCGCTGGCCCTGAAAGGGCCGAGCGGACAGATTGCATTCGTCTGGCAGACACCGCTCGCGGTTTCCGCCACCCAGATCCGTCAACTGCTGGCCAGCGGTAAGTCGGTACGTTTCCTGGTGCCCGACGCGGTCCTGGCCTACATCGATGCGCACGGTCTTTACCGTGCGTCGAACTGA
- a CDS encoding glutamate-5-semialdehyde dehydrogenase produces MTESVLDYMTRLGRAAREASRVIGRASTAQKNRALQAAANALDAARAELAAANEQDLAAGRANGLEPALLERLELTPARIDGMIVGLRQVAALPDPVGAIRDMSFRPSGIQVGKMRVPLGVIGIIYESRPNVTIDAASLCLKSGNATILRGGSEAIHSNRAIAACIQRGLAEAELPAAVVQVVETTDRAAVGAMISMPEYVDVIVPRGGRGLIERISRDARVPVIKHLDGICHVFVSEHADLAKAQRIAFNAKTYRYGICGAMETLLVDQSVAKDFLPSMAAQFREKGVELRGCERTRAIIDAVAASEDDWSTEYLAPILSIRVVDGLDQAIEHINHYGSHHTDSIVSENLADTRRFVAEVDSASVMINTPTCFADGFEYGLGAEIGISTDKLHARGPVGLEGLTCEKYIVVGDGQLRGQATV; encoded by the coding sequence ATGACTGAGTCCGTTCTTGACTACATGACCCGATTGGGTCGCGCCGCCCGCGAAGCTTCCCGGGTCATCGGCCGTGCCAGCACCGCGCAGAAAAACCGCGCCTTGCAGGCTGCTGCCAATGCGCTGGACGCTGCTCGCGCCGAGCTGGCCGCAGCCAATGAACAGGATCTGGCCGCCGGTCGCGCCAACGGTCTGGAGCCGGCACTGCTGGAGCGTCTGGAACTGACCCCGGCGCGCATCGACGGCATGATCGTCGGCCTGCGTCAGGTGGCAGCATTGCCCGATCCGGTCGGTGCGATCCGTGACATGAGCTTCCGCCCGTCCGGGATTCAGGTCGGCAAGATGCGCGTACCGCTGGGTGTGATCGGGATCATCTACGAATCCCGGCCCAATGTGACCATCGACGCCGCCAGCCTGTGCCTGAAGTCCGGTAACGCGACCATCCTGCGCGGTGGCTCCGAGGCGATTCATTCCAATCGGGCGATTGCCGCGTGCATTCAGCGCGGTCTGGCCGAGGCCGAATTGCCGGCAGCCGTGGTGCAAGTGGTCGAAACCACCGACCGTGCCGCCGTCGGCGCGATGATCAGCATGCCCGAGTATGTCGACGTGATCGTGCCGCGCGGTGGCCGTGGCCTGATCGAACGTATCAGCCGTGATGCCCGGGTGCCGGTGATCAAACACCTGGACGGCATCTGCCACGTATTTGTCAGCGAGCACGCCGATCTGGCCAAAGCCCAGCGCATCGCCTTCAATGCCAAGACTTACCGTTATGGCATCTGCGGCGCGATGGAGACCTTGCTGGTTGATCAAAGTGTTGCGAAGGATTTCCTGCCGTCGATGGCTGCCCAGTTCCGCGAGAAAGGCGTCGAGCTGCGTGGCTGCGAACGCACCCGGGCGATCATCGACGCGGTGGCGGCCAGCGAAGACGACTGGAGCACCGAGTATCTGGCGCCGATCCTGTCGATCCGTGTGGTCGACGGACTGGATCAGGCCATCGAACACATCAACCATTACGGCTCGCATCACACCGACTCGATCGTCAGTGAAAACCTCGCCGACACCCGGCGTTTCGTCGCGGAAGTCGACTCGGCGTCGGTGATGATCAACACCCCGACCTGCTTCGCCGATGGATTCGAATACGGATTGGGTGCCGAGATCGGCATTTCTACTGATAAGCTGCACGCCCGCGGCCCGGTGGGCCTCGAAGGACTGACCTGCGAGAAGTACATCGTGGTCGGTGATGGCCAGTTGCGCGGCCAGGCGACGGTCTGA